From one Malus sylvestris chromosome 1, drMalSylv7.2, whole genome shotgun sequence genomic stretch:
- the LOC126628212 gene encoding uncharacterized protein LOC126628212, with the protein MGGGGGRGRGGSRTQRRHFRQNRENVWKRPKSDPSSENTNENNGENRGWEPFATQNPAFDEYYKEQGIVSQEEWDAFIEVLRKPLPAAFRINSSSQFCSDIRRQLEDDFMISLQSEVSEGGEPQPIRPLPWYPENLAWHSNFSRMQLRKNQTLERFHEFLKLENEIGNITRQEAVSMVPPLFLDVRPDHFVLDMCAAPGSKTFQLLEIIHRSMKPGSLPDGLVVANDLDVQRCNLLIHQTKRMCTANLIVTNHEAQHFPGCRAKSTASEIGAEMEPPISQLVFDRVLCDVPCSGDGTLRKAPDIWRKWHAGLGNGVHPLQIQIAMRGLSLLKVGGRMVYSTCSMNPVENEAVVAEILRRGGGSVELIDVSSELPQLVRRPGLKKWKIRDKGRWLASHKNVSKYRKSVIVPSMFPSGRSFTEQMDANGSMEVGEKHENGGNVEDALQSTDDPATVANEQEEEVSDFPLERCMRIVPHDQNGGAFFIAVFHKHSALPATQGKPSSPKGDLDSRNDEPEVELQNQGNQDTNGIVVSLEDGTDETFSEAASEAELIKDELDGVSLELDPSVTLEENVSEKAEEPVDEEIDPKKAGGKRKKQCQGKWRGVDPVVFFKDEATIDSIKTFYGIDESFPFNDHLVTRNTDANHVKRIYYISKSVKDVLELNFSVGQQLKITSIGLKMFERQTAREGNLAPCLFRISSEGLPLILPYITKQILCASLVDFKHLLEYKSIKFADFVDSEFGQKASGIMSGCCVIVLSKDGKATSGPIEVEESTIAIGCWKGRSSLSVMVTAIDCQELQERLLARMETEKGPLGKKNEASNVQRV; encoded by the exons ATGGGAGGCGGCGGCGGCAGAGGCAGAGGCGGTTCTCGCACTCAGCGACGCCACTTCCGTCAGAACAGAGAGAACGTTTGGAAGCGTCCCAAGTCTGATCCTTCCTCTGAAAACACCAATGAAAACAATGGCGAGAATCGTGGTTGGGAACCCTTTGCCACTCAAAACCCTGCATTCGATGAATACTATAAG GAGCAAGGGATTGTGAGCCAAGAAGAGTGGGATGCATTCATTGAAGTTCTTCGAAAGCCGTTGCCTGCTGCTTTTAGAATCAATTCGAG TAGCCAATTTTGTTCGGATATCCGAAGGCAGTTGGAGGATGACTTTATGATCTCTCTGCAATCTGAG GTAAGTGAAGGGGGTGAACCACAGCCTATTAGGCCGTTGCCTTGGTACCCTGAGAATCTAGCTTGGCATTCAAATTTTTCTCGCATGCAGCTGAGGAAGAACCAAACACTTGAGAG GTTTCATGAGTTCTTAAAGCTTGAAAATGAGATTGGAAACATCACAAGACAGGAGGCTGTCAGCATG GTACCTCCACTATTCCTTGATGTACGTCCAGATCATTTTGTACTTGATA TGTGTGCTGCACCAGGTTCAAAAACATTCCAATTGCTTGAGATTATACACCGATCAATGAAACCAGGATCCCTACCTGATGGATTG GTTGTAGCAAATGATCTTGATGTCCAAAGATGTAATCTactcatccatcaaacaaaACGAATGTGCACAGCCAACTTGATAGTCACAAATCATGAGGCTCAGCACTTTCCTGGCTGCCGGGCAAAGTCTACTGCTTCTGAAATAGGAGCTGAAATGGAGCCACCCATCAGCCAACTTGTGTTTGATCGTGTTTTATGTGATGTTCCTTGCAGTGGAGATGGTACCCTTCGCAAGGCTCCTGATATATGGAGGAAATg GCATGCTGGATTGGGCAATGGGGTTCATCCTCTACAAATTCAAATAGCTATGCGAG GTTTATCATTGCTTAAAGTTGGTGGAAGAATGGTGTACTCTACCTGCTCTATGAATCCAGTTGAGAATGAAGCCGTGGTTGCTGAG aTTTTGCGGAGGGGTGGTGGGTCTGTTGAGCTTATTGATGTCTCTAGTGAGCTGCCTCAACTTGTTCGAAGGCCAGGTCTTAAAAAATGGAAG ATACGTGACAAGGGTAGGTGGTTAGCTTCCCACAAAAATGTCAGCAAATATCGTAAAAGTGTCATTGTTCCCAGCATGTTTCCTTCTGGAAGAAGCTTTACAGAACAAATGGACGCTAATGGTAGTATGGAAGTGGGAGAAAAGCATGAGAATGGTGGaaatgttgaagatgcattGCAGTCAACTGATGATCCTGCAACTGTAGCCAATGAACAAGAGGAGGAAGTTTCTGATTTTCCACTAGAACGCTGCATGAGGATAGTCCCGCATGATCAAAACGGAGGAGCTTTCTTTATTGCTGTCTTCCACAAACATTCTGCTTTGCCAG CCACTCAGGGGAAACCTAGTAGTCCTAAAGGGGACTTGGACTCGAGAAATGATGAGCCGGAGGTGGAATTACAAAATCAGGGTAACCAAGATACAAATGGGATAGTGGTTAGTTTGGAAGATGGTACAGATGAGACTTTTTCAGAAGCAGCTTCAGAGGCAGAGTTAATAAAGGATGAACTAGATGGGGTGTCTTTGGAACTGGATCCTTCTGTCACACTTGAAGAAAATGTATCGGAGAAAGCCGAAGAGCCTGTTGATGAGGAAATTGATCCCAAAAAAGCcggaggaaagagaaagaagcagTGTCAAGGCAAGTGGAGAGGAGTTGACCCTGTTGTTTTCTTTAAAGATGAAGCTACCATCGATAGCATAAAGACATTCTATGGCATTGATGAATCGTTTCCCTTCAATGACCACCTTGTTACAAGAAACACCGATGCTAATCATGTGAAGAGAATTTATTACATCTCAAAGTCGGTCAAAGACGTTCTTGAGCTGAATTTCTCCGTTGGACAGCAACTTAAGATAACATCCATTGGGCTTAAGATGTTT GAACGACAGACTGCAAGAGAAGGCAATTTGGCACCTTGTTTATTCCGGATATCATCAGAAGGGTTGCCACTTATTCTTCCATACATCACCAAACAGATTCTATGTGCATCCCTCGTGGACTTTAAGCATCTTCTCGAGTATAAATCTATCAAGTTTGCTGATTTTGTTGATTCTGAGTTTGGTCAGAAGGCATCAGGCATAATGTCAGGATGCTGTGTGATAGTTTTGAGTAAAG ATGGCAAAGCCACGTCGGGTCCAATTGAAGTAGAGGAGTCAACAATAGCCATTGGATGCTGGAAAGGTAGGTCAAGTTTGTCTGTGATGGTCACTGCAATTGACTGCCAAGAACTGCAAGAAAGGCTTTTGGCACGCATGGAAACCGAGAAGGGACCTTTGGGGAAGAAAAACGAGGCTTCTAATGTCCAACGGGTATGA
- the LOC126628222 gene encoding ras-related protein Rab11D-like translates to MASYGDASQKVDYVFKVVLIGDSAVGKSQILARFARNEFSLDSKATIGVEFQTRTLLIEHKSVKAQIWDTAGQERYRAVTSAYYRGAVGAMLVYDITKRQTFDHIPRWLEELRSHADKNIVIILIGNKSDLENQRAVPTEDAKEFAEKEGLFFLETSALEATNVENAFSTVLTEVFNIVNKKSLAANENQGNGNPAPLAGKKILIPGPAQEIPAKSKACCTS, encoded by the exons ATGGCGAGTTATGGGGATGCGAGCCAGAAGGTAGACTATGTGTTCAAGGTGGTACTGATAGGAGACTCTGCGGTGGGCAAGTCTCAGATTCTGGCCAGGTTTGCCCGAAACGAGTTTAGCTTGGACTCCAAGGCCACCATCGGTGTCGAGTTTCAGACTCGGACCCTCCTCATCGAGCACAAGAGTGTCAAGGCTCAGATCTGGGACACTGCTGGCCAAGaacg ATATAGAGCGGTGACAAGTGCATACTACAGGGGTGCTGTTGGGGCAATGCTGGTCTATGATATAACCAAACGCCAGACCTTTGACCACATACCACGTTGGCTGGAAGAGCTGCGCAGTCATGCGGACAAGAACATAGTCATCATTCTGATAGGCAACAAAAGTGATCTCGAGAACCAGCGTGCAGTCCCCACTGAAGATGCCAAAGAATTTGCTGAAAAGGAAGGACTTTTCTTCTTAGAGACCTCAGCCCTGGAAGCAACAAATGTAGAGAATGCTTTCTCGACTGTGTTGACAGAGGTATTCAACATCGTTAACAAGAAGAGCCTTGCTGCCAACGAAAATCAAGGTAACGGGAACCCTGCACCTCTGGCTGGTAAGAAAATCCTTATCCCGGGCCCTGCACAAGAAATCCCAGCTAAGAGCAAGGCATGCTGTACGTCGTGA